A single region of the Elizabethkingia sp. JS20170427COW genome encodes:
- the miaB gene encoding tRNA (N6-isopentenyl adenosine(37)-C2)-methylthiotransferase MiaB, translating into MEEKYIDENKQGEALAFAERPENTKKLFLESYGCQMNFSDSEIVASILNQEGYNTTQNYEEADLILLNTCSVREKAEQTVRMRLSQFKNLKKDRPQLTVGVLGCMAERMKHKLLEEEQLVDLVVGPDAYRDLPNLLKDTEMGRDAINVILSKEETYADINPVRLGGSGVTAFVTITRGCDNMCTFCIVPFTRGRERSRDPHSIIKECKELEANGYKEVTLLGQNVDSYLWYGGGPKKDFAKASEMQKATAVDFAQLLEMVAQAVPGMRIRFSTSNPQDMHIEVFHVMAKYPNICKYVHLPVQSGSDNMLKVMNRQHTRQEYLDLIREAKRIVPEIAFSQDIMVGFSGETEEDHQDTLSLMREVEYDYGYMFAYSVRPGTPAEKKLEDNIPADIKQRRLSEVIALQGELSRKRMASYVGKVHEILIEGTSKKNENQWKGRNSQNAVCVFDKLPGQKVGDFVNVFVHGNTQGTLLGETIQ; encoded by the coding sequence GTGGAAGAAAAATATATCGATGAAAACAAGCAAGGGGAAGCCTTAGCTTTTGCGGAAAGACCCGAAAACACTAAGAAACTATTCTTGGAAAGTTACGGTTGTCAAATGAATTTCTCCGATTCCGAAATTGTAGCCTCTATCTTAAACCAAGAAGGTTACAATACAACACAAAATTATGAAGAAGCTGATCTTATCTTACTGAATACTTGCTCCGTTCGAGAAAAAGCAGAGCAAACGGTAAGGATGAGGCTATCCCAATTTAAAAATCTTAAGAAAGATAGGCCACAGCTAACCGTTGGGGTATTAGGATGTATGGCGGAGCGGATGAAGCATAAACTCTTGGAGGAAGAGCAATTGGTAGATTTGGTAGTAGGTCCAGATGCATATAGAGATTTACCCAACCTATTGAAGGATACCGAAATGGGTAGAGACGCGATTAATGTAATCCTATCCAAAGAGGAAACTTATGCAGACATTAACCCTGTACGCCTAGGAGGTAGTGGGGTAACCGCTTTTGTAACCATTACCAGAGGTTGCGATAATATGTGTACATTCTGCATCGTTCCATTTACCAGAGGTAGAGAAAGAAGCCGAGACCCTCATTCAATTATCAAAGAATGTAAAGAACTAGAAGCTAACGGCTATAAAGAAGTAACTTTATTAGGACAAAATGTGGATAGCTATTTGTGGTACGGAGGTGGTCCGAAAAAGGATTTTGCGAAAGCTTCAGAAATGCAAAAAGCAACGGCTGTAGATTTTGCTCAGCTTTTGGAAATGGTTGCTCAGGCAGTTCCTGGGATGAGAATAAGATTCTCCACTTCCAACCCTCAGGATATGCATATTGAAGTGTTCCATGTAATGGCGAAGTATCCTAATATTTGTAAATATGTCCACCTACCTGTACAAAGTGGTAGCGACAATATGTTGAAGGTGATGAACAGACAACACACCCGCCAAGAATATCTAGATCTCATAAGAGAGGCGAAAAGGATAGTTCCTGAGATTGCCTTTTCTCAAGATATTATGGTTGGATTTAGTGGAGAAACCGAAGAAGATCACCAAGATACTTTATCCCTAATGAGAGAAGTAGAGTATGACTATGGTTACATGTTCGCATATTCTGTTCGCCCAGGTACTCCTGCTGAGAAGAAATTGGAAGATAATATCCCAGCAGACATCAAACAAAGAAGATTGTCTGAAGTAATAGCATTGCAAGGAGAATTGTCTCGTAAGAGAATGGCTTCTTACGTAGGCAAGGTACACGAAATCTTAATCGAGGGAACTTCTAAGAAAAACGAAAACCAATGGAAGGGTAGAAACTCTCAAAATGCAGTTTGTGTTTTTGATAAACTACCAGGTCAAAAGGTGGGAGATTTTGTGAATGTTTTTGTCCATGGAAACACCCAAGGAACTCTTCTAGGAGAAACCATACAGTAA
- a CDS encoding sigma-54 dependent transcriptional regulator gives MSELQNIKARFGIIGNYPVLNRALEKAIQVAPTDISVLVMGESGVGKEFIPKIIHNLSHRKHMPYIVVNCGAIPEGTIDSELFGHQKGAFTGATATRKGYFEVADGGTIFLDEAGELPLQTQVRLLRVLESGEFMKVGSSNIQKTNVRIVAATNVNMMKAIQEGRFREDLYYRLNTVQIDMPPLRERQGDIHLLFRKFAIDFAEKYRMPEVELTADGIQYLERYQFPGNVRQLRNLVEQITVVEQKREVSAHVLSEYIPMISTAPMVIEKPGQSSSTGSDFNSEREIMYKILFDMRNDLNDLKKLTAELIKNRGSNTDLTHQEKDLINRIYTSEVNTQDTASLLYYEEPTVQANFVPNHQEIEDNYVEDIEVEVKPEQESLSLQNNEKDLIIKALEKHKGRRNKAAEELGISQRTLYRKIKQYNLED, from the coding sequence ATGTCTGAACTTCAAAATATAAAAGCACGCTTTGGGATTATCGGAAATTATCCAGTCCTAAACAGAGCTTTAGAAAAAGCAATACAGGTTGCCCCAACAGATATTTCGGTTTTGGTGATGGGAGAAAGTGGAGTTGGGAAAGAGTTTATTCCCAAAATTATACATAACCTCTCTCATCGTAAGCATATGCCTTATATTGTGGTTAACTGCGGAGCAATACCTGAAGGAACAATAGATTCAGAGCTTTTTGGTCACCAGAAGGGTGCATTTACCGGAGCTACAGCTACCCGAAAAGGATATTTTGAGGTTGCGGATGGCGGAACCATTTTCTTGGATGAAGCTGGTGAACTTCCTTTGCAGACTCAGGTGAGGTTGCTAAGGGTTTTGGAGAGCGGAGAATTTATGAAAGTAGGGTCTTCTAATATCCAAAAAACCAATGTTAGGATTGTCGCAGCAACTAATGTGAATATGATGAAGGCTATCCAAGAAGGACGCTTTAGGGAAGATCTTTATTATCGTCTAAATACTGTGCAGATAGATATGCCCCCATTAAGGGAAAGACAAGGAGACATCCATTTGTTGTTCAGAAAATTTGCAATTGATTTTGCAGAAAAATACAGAATGCCTGAAGTAGAGCTTACAGCAGATGGAATTCAGTATTTGGAAAGATATCAATTTCCGGGAAACGTAAGACAGCTAAGAAATTTAGTAGAACAAATTACGGTAGTAGAACAAAAAAGAGAAGTTTCTGCTCATGTTTTGTCAGAATATATTCCTATGATTTCTACCGCCCCAATGGTGATTGAAAAACCAGGACAATCTAGTTCAACAGGAAGTGATTTTAATTCGGAAAGAGAGATTATGTACAAAATCCTTTTCGATATGAGAAATGACTTAAATGATTTGAAGAAGTTAACAGCCGAATTGATTAAAAACAGAGGCTCTAATACTGATTTAACCCATCAGGAAAAAGATTTAATCAATAGGATTTATACATCTGAAGTAAATACGCAGGATACGGCTTCTTTGTTGTATTATGAAGAGCCTACTGTTCAGGCAAACTTTGTCCCTAATCATCAAGAGATTGAAGATAATTATGTTGAAGATATAGAAGTAGAGGTAAAACCTGAACAAGAATCTTTATCGCTTCAAAACAACGAAAAAGACTTAATTATCAAGGCTTTAGAGAAACACAAAGGAAGGAGAAATAAAGCAGCGGAAGAATTAGGAATTTCCCAAAGAACCTTGTATCGTAAGATAAAACAATACAACCTTGAGGATTAG
- a CDS encoding LptE family protein, translated as MLLLLSLVMVSCYSFTGSSLKPDVKTINIKNFPNNTAFNPNLSQQFTVDLQNRFLQRTTLKGTKENPDILIEGEITDYNISPTTISSPTTSQQSGNVIQAAQNKLTITVKVHYENAKYPEESFDRTYSDEVVYNNNISTQGVENSQVKIATDRIINKIFNDIVANW; from the coding sequence ATGTTGCTATTGCTAAGTTTGGTAATGGTGTCTTGCTATTCATTTACAGGTTCGTCCCTGAAGCCTGATGTAAAAACAATAAATATTAAAAATTTCCCCAATAATACAGCCTTTAACCCTAATCTTAGTCAACAGTTTACCGTAGATTTACAAAATAGATTTCTACAGAGAACAACTCTAAAAGGCACCAAAGAAAACCCTGACATCTTGATAGAAGGGGAAATTACAGATTACAATATCTCGCCTACGACTATTTCTTCGCCAACAACCTCTCAACAGTCAGGGAATGTTATTCAGGCAGCGCAGAATAAACTTACAATTACCGTAAAGGTGCATTATGAAAATGCCAAATATCCTGAAGAAAGTTTTGATAGAACTTACTCCGATGAGGTAGTGTACAATAATAACATATCTACCCAAGGAGTGGAAAACTCTCAGGTAAAGATTGCCACAGATAGGATTATAAATAAGATTTTTAACGATATTGTAGCCAATTGGTAG
- a CDS encoding tetratricopeptide repeat protein, whose amino-acid sequence MNERVLKILKSPELLRSSDREELKREIANYPYVQPLRALYLLSLHKFAPELYSKELAITAAYTTDKKILFNLVNPTLPKKAPKKEEISQPIQEESATKVSEKPTEEIEKPTAPAKVEMENIAVVEEVAATIETQEKEIASQELLQNTEIIEVKKPEAQEASSTKPIVNNIIPTVNGYGQALKSPFVTTSSQAIPTAKVEIPIPKEEIPLEFEEEKLSTTEEDVKETIDLQEEILVEEEKPTPILKSESLPEQPIEQEWVDWKPMSFEVKTPDALIGKPKTEEVIETKEEAQAIVVEEGSALSNTEEFAESIETEVVNFSLVEEPVAEVAIVDTVEETPLVSEDIQETSEDEVEERPVIELSFFDTKKEEQPKPESSQTTAKSSSEEHSNVPLFINTWNSWLQKEKPKDIKMEDRKTEIIDKFIETNPKISRLNEEKEYEVRDKGDDISHLMTETLAKLYMEQKLYAKAIKAYQALKIKYPDKAKDFDKKIEEVKELRSGK is encoded by the coding sequence ATGAATGAGCGTGTTTTAAAAATATTAAAATCTCCCGAGCTGTTACGGAGTTCTGATAGAGAGGAATTGAAGAGGGAAATAGCCAATTACCCTTATGTACAACCTTTACGAGCGTTGTATCTACTTTCTTTACACAAATTTGCTCCAGAACTATATTCCAAAGAGTTGGCGATAACAGCAGCATATACTACGGATAAAAAAATCCTTTTCAATTTAGTCAATCCAACTTTACCGAAAAAAGCACCTAAGAAGGAAGAAATTTCTCAGCCTATTCAAGAGGAAAGTGCAACGAAAGTTTCTGAGAAACCTACCGAAGAAATAGAAAAACCTACTGCCCCTGCAAAAGTAGAAATGGAGAATATAGCTGTGGTAGAAGAAGTTGCAGCAACAATAGAAACACAGGAAAAGGAAATTGCCTCTCAGGAACTATTGCAGAATACAGAGATTATAGAGGTGAAAAAACCTGAAGCTCAAGAAGCATCTTCCACCAAACCTATTGTTAACAATATCATACCAACGGTTAATGGTTATGGACAAGCTTTAAAATCACCTTTTGTAACTACATCTTCTCAAGCTATTCCAACAGCCAAGGTAGAGATTCCGATACCAAAAGAGGAAATTCCTTTAGAGTTTGAAGAAGAGAAATTATCAACTACAGAGGAAGATGTAAAAGAAACTATAGACCTTCAAGAAGAGATTTTGGTAGAAGAAGAAAAACCTACACCTATTCTGAAGTCTGAATCATTGCCAGAACAGCCTATCGAACAAGAATGGGTCGATTGGAAGCCTATGTCTTTTGAAGTGAAAACTCCCGATGCCTTGATAGGCAAACCTAAAACTGAAGAAGTTATTGAAACTAAGGAGGAAGCTCAAGCTATTGTGGTAGAGGAGGGTTCTGCATTGTCTAATACCGAAGAATTTGCAGAATCTATTGAAACAGAAGTTGTTAATTTTAGCTTAGTAGAAGAGCCTGTGGCAGAAGTAGCAATAGTAGATACTGTAGAAGAGACTCCGTTGGTTTCGGAAGATATACAAGAAACCTCTGAAGATGAGGTAGAGGAGAGGCCTGTTATAGAGTTATCTTTTTTTGATACTAAAAAAGAAGAGCAACCTAAGCCTGAAAGTAGTCAAACAACCGCCAAATCCTCTTCAGAAGAGCATAGTAATGTACCACTATTTATTAATACTTGGAATAGTTGGCTACAAAAAGAAAAGCCTAAGGATATCAAGATGGAGGATAGGAAAACCGAAATTATTGATAAATTTATAGAAACCAATCCTAAAATTAGCCGCCTTAATGAGGAAAAAGAGTATGAGGTGAGGGATAAAGGAGACGATATCTCGCATTTGATGACCGAGACATTGGCCAAGCTTTATATGGAACAAAAGTTATACGCTAAAGCGATTAAGGCATACCAAGCTTTAAAAATAAAGTACCCTGACAAAGCAAAAGACTTTGATAAGAAAATTGAAGAAGTAAAAGAGCTTCGCAGTGGAAAATAA
- the rnpA gene encoding ribonuclease P protein component yields the protein MKLQGYPREEKLKAKKEIEALFKEGKWISCGKIRIIYLANTPSTKVGVSVSKRYFKKAVFRNRVKRLLREAYRIDKGALHQKLGEHFHCMIFWTSPTLPEKLENVQKHYYRLCQTEAQ from the coding sequence ATGAAACTACAAGGATACCCCAGAGAAGAAAAACTAAAGGCTAAAAAGGAGATAGAAGCCCTTTTTAAAGAAGGCAAGTGGATAAGCTGTGGCAAAATCCGAATCATCTATCTTGCCAACACTCCATCCACCAAAGTTGGCGTAAGTGTTTCCAAGAGATACTTCAAAAAAGCTGTTTTTAGAAATCGTGTGAAAAGATTACTTAGAGAAGCTTACCGCATAGATAAAGGAGCTTTACACCAAAAGCTAGGGGAACACTTCCATTGTATGATTTTTTGGACAAGTCCTACACTTCCTGAGAAGTTAGAAAATGTACAAAAACACTACTATCGCCTTTGTCAAACTGAAGCCCAATAA
- a CDS encoding ThiF family adenylyltransferase, which translates to MQDIWLERAELLVKETGIEKLRNANILIIGMGGVGSFAAEFIARAGVGNLTIVDGDTVDVTNINRQLPAMHSTIGKDKVEIMALRLLDINPQLNLSRINEFLNPERMEEILETGNFDYVIDCIDSVSPKISLIMAAKRKKVKIVSCMGAGGKLDPSKVLVRDISKTHNCFLAKQVRKRLKKENIHKGFRCVFSSELQKEDSLKMTDGSGFKKSFYGTISYIPALFGLYAAAEVINYLIKK; encoded by the coding sequence ATGCAAGATATCTGGTTAGAACGTGCCGAGCTCCTCGTAAAAGAAACAGGGATTGAAAAACTAAGAAATGCCAATATCCTTATCATCGGTATGGGTGGAGTAGGTTCTTTCGCTGCTGAATTTATCGCGCGTGCTGGGGTAGGAAACCTTACTATTGTGGATGGTGATACTGTAGATGTTACCAATATTAACAGACAATTACCTGCGATGCACTCTACTATAGGAAAGGATAAAGTAGAGATTATGGCACTTCGTTTATTGGATATCAACCCTCAACTCAACCTAAGCCGTATCAATGAATTTCTAAATCCTGAAAGAATGGAGGAAATCCTTGAAACAGGGAATTTTGATTATGTTATCGACTGTATCGATAGCGTGAGTCCAAAAATAAGCCTGATAATGGCTGCTAAGCGCAAAAAAGTGAAAATTGTTAGTTGTATGGGAGCAGGAGGAAAACTAGATCCTAGCAAAGTTTTGGTAAGAGATATCAGCAAAACCCACAACTGTTTCTTGGCAAAACAAGTCCGAAAAAGATTAAAAAAAGAAAATATCCATAAAGGTTTCAGATGCGTCTTTTCTTCTGAATTGCAGAAAGAAGATAGCTTGAAGATGACTGATGGTAGTGGTTTTAAAAAATCCTTCTACGGTACAATTAGCTATATCCCTGCCCTGTTTGGGCTTTACGCAGCCGCTGAAGTCATTAATTATTTGATTAAAAAATGA
- a CDS encoding TatD family hydrolase, translating into MLFDFHHHHLRENYSGIYNKTDISSYFSGFFSIGIHPKYISENWKERWAILQEEIKHKNCLTIGECGLDAFSESPLALQMEVFRTQIQFAEQLNKPLTIHCVRRYNEVIQACKGIKVPKIIHGFNKRESIAQELIRHEFYLSFGASLLNHLSLQNIFKLLPEDKIVLETDTADISIIEIYKKAAELRNLSLEEMESLINHNLNTIFKCKISG; encoded by the coding sequence ATGCTTTTTGATTTCCACCATCACCACCTCAGAGAAAACTACTCTGGCATCTACAACAAAACCGATATTAGCAGCTATTTTTCAGGGTTTTTCTCTATTGGTATCCATCCCAAATACATTTCTGAAAATTGGAAAGAGCGATGGGCTATCTTACAAGAAGAAATAAAACACAAAAATTGTTTAACAATTGGTGAATGTGGTTTAGATGCTTTTTCGGAAAGTCCTTTAGCTTTGCAAATGGAAGTTTTCCGCACCCAGATACAGTTTGCAGAACAGCTTAACAAGCCTTTAACCATCCATTGTGTAAGGAGATACAACGAGGTAATCCAAGCTTGTAAGGGGATAAAAGTCCCAAAAATTATCCATGGCTTTAATAAGAGAGAAAGCATCGCTCAAGAATTAATTAGACATGAGTTTTACTTATCTTTTGGTGCTTCTCTCTTGAATCATTTATCTTTGCAAAATATTTTCAAGCTTCTTCCAGAAGATAAAATCGTCTTAGAAACCGATACAGCCGACATCTCTATTATAGAAATCTATAAAAAAGCTGCCGAGTTAAGAAACCTTTCTTTGGAAGAGATGGAATCCCTTATTAATCATAACTTAAATACTATTTTTAAATGCAAGATATCTGGTTAG
- a CDS encoding TetR/AcrR family transcriptional regulator yields MRDKKSLNEKQLHILRVAEELIAENGYSATSVRDICSAAGINVAMISYYFGSKDKMMFHLYQYRIQKSKENFSNFILTISGAAPAVQMKEILDFIVSQIIKFNYFHGFITHEYHSADTNKAYLRDFYKLCVDKFEELIHKGIASGEFKKIVKSEDLLTTVLGTIIFSIRNKEFCESYLPEHNEETYYHYLGLRLKSHLSNTVFSLLGYE; encoded by the coding sequence ATGAGAGATAAAAAATCACTTAACGAGAAGCAACTTCATATTTTAAGAGTTGCAGAAGAGCTTATTGCAGAAAATGGATATAGCGCAACCTCTGTGCGTGATATTTGTTCTGCTGCGGGGATTAATGTTGCCATGATATCGTACTATTTTGGATCTAAAGATAAGATGATGTTTCATCTTTATCAATACCGTATCCAAAAATCTAAAGAGAATTTTAGCAACTTTATCCTTACCATCTCAGGGGCTGCACCAGCTGTTCAGATGAAGGAGATATTAGATTTTATCGTTTCACAAATTATAAAATTTAATTATTTCCATGGCTTTATTACCCATGAGTATCATAGTGCAGATACTAATAAGGCCTATTTAAGAGATTTCTACAAATTATGTGTAGATAAGTTTGAAGAGCTTATCCACAAAGGCATCGCAAGTGGAGAGTTTAAGAAAATCGTAAAATCTGAGGATTTGCTAACTACCGTTTTAGGTACTATTATTTTTAGTATCCGAAATAAAGAATTTTGCGAGAGTTACCTACCCGAGCATAATGAGGAAACTTACTATCATTATTTGGGATTACGACTGAAATCTCACCTTTCCAACACTGTATTTTCATTATTAGGTTATGAATAA
- a CDS encoding TolC family protein gives MNKIKIKIYLLASLGLAGFGFAQNSRTLTMGEVLQLSVSNNAKIKVAQAKLNTLSANVEEAKEKKLPSLSLSASLMKPFNTLSVKSEIPAIAQSGGASPDYVAFQQLNLGIPLFAGFKIKNGIAVAQYQKSIQEHQLESDKQDVATIATQGFINLYKAQQAIKVIQENLKRAHQRSSDFEKMEKNGLVARNDVMSVKLQESNVKLSLADAERNLKVLNYNLATFLSLPEGTEIVAELGNTDTAILSDVSTLQQNSKEKREEYKILKEQEGIAKTQVELAKSAYYPTISATAGYINAWLPSIMQLNHITSVGVALNWDLSSFYKSKSSIEKAKLQQIEIAESQKAVEDQLKTEVYKAYQEYQLSQDKISVYKEALALANENYRVVKNKFDNGLSTTTDLLTSDIDELQAQLNLVYGEADVKWAYFNLQRQSGEIPTFNNEK, from the coding sequence ATGAATAAAATTAAAATAAAAATCTATCTACTGGCAAGCCTTGGGCTCGCCGGTTTTGGTTTTGCGCAAAATTCAAGAACACTTACCATGGGAGAAGTTCTTCAGTTAAGTGTTAGCAATAACGCGAAGATTAAAGTTGCACAAGCCAAACTCAATACATTGTCGGCAAATGTAGAGGAAGCAAAAGAAAAAAAACTTCCTAGTTTGTCGCTAAGCGCATCGTTGATGAAGCCTTTTAATACCTTGAGTGTAAAGTCTGAAATTCCTGCTATTGCCCAATCTGGGGGAGCGTCTCCAGACTATGTTGCATTTCAACAACTTAATTTAGGAATCCCTCTTTTTGCGGGTTTTAAAATTAAGAATGGCATTGCAGTAGCACAATACCAAAAGAGCATTCAGGAACACCAGTTGGAGAGCGATAAGCAAGATGTTGCTACCATAGCAACCCAAGGTTTTATCAACTTATACAAGGCCCAGCAAGCTATTAAGGTAATTCAAGAAAATCTAAAGAGAGCTCATCAGAGAAGTTCAGATTTTGAAAAAATGGAAAAAAATGGACTGGTTGCACGCAATGATGTGATGAGTGTAAAATTGCAAGAAAGTAATGTGAAGCTTAGTCTTGCAGATGCTGAGAGAAATCTAAAAGTGCTGAATTATAACCTTGCAACTTTTTTAAGCCTTCCTGAAGGAACTGAAATTGTAGCAGAATTAGGAAATACCGATACCGCGATTCTATCCGATGTATCTACTCTTCAACAGAACTCTAAAGAGAAAAGAGAAGAATATAAAATACTAAAAGAGCAAGAAGGTATTGCGAAAACTCAAGTAGAATTAGCAAAGTCAGCTTATTATCCAACGATCTCAGCAACAGCTGGATATATCAATGCATGGTTGCCAAGCATTATGCAACTTAACCATATTACCAGCGTAGGAGTTGCTCTTAATTGGGACTTATCTAGCTTTTACAAGAGCAAATCTTCTATTGAAAAGGCAAAACTTCAACAGATAGAAATTGCAGAATCTCAAAAAGCAGTAGAGGACCAATTGAAAACTGAAGTTTATAAAGCTTATCAAGAATATCAATTAAGCCAAGATAAAATTTCAGTTTATAAAGAAGCTTTGGCTTTAGCGAATGAAAATTACAGAGTTGTCAAAAATAAGTTTGATAACGGACTATCTACCACAACAGATCTTTTAACTTCAGATATTGATGAATTACAAGCCCAGCTTAATTTAGTATATGGAGAGGCGGATGTGAAGTGGGCTTACTTCAATTTACAAAGACAATCAGGAGAAATACCAACATTTAATAACGAAAAATAA
- a CDS encoding HlyD family secretion protein — MAQQESDKKKISSKFILLLSALVIGGGAFGFYKWQYAQNHQTTDDAQIETNITTVTPRIQAFINEIRVKDNQFVKKGDTLLVLDDTDIQTAVREAEAAVAQAESGIVSAEAQTQASTSTLPITQNQVAAMQANIEAAKAKLWSATQDYNRYHNLYQDHTITKQQFEKAKVAMLEAQASVKALENQKMATQGQTQSTISQSHAVGSQVAVAKANLERSKAALASARVNLRYTVITAPISGYISRVDLQPGQLLHPGQQLFNIIEEKVWVVANFKETQLEKMKIGQKVMIKADAYPEHEFEAKVTSFSPATGAKFSLLPPDNASGNFVKVVQRLPVKIEFTNAKDEMLKNLRPGMNLEVIVVTK, encoded by the coding sequence ATGGCTCAACAAGAATCAGATAAAAAGAAGATTAGTTCTAAATTTATCCTACTACTTTCAGCACTAGTAATAGGAGGAGGAGCATTTGGTTTTTATAAATGGCAATATGCCCAAAATCACCAAACTACCGACGATGCACAAATTGAAACCAATATTACGACAGTAACTCCTAGGATTCAGGCTTTTATTAATGAAATAAGAGTTAAAGACAACCAATTTGTGAAAAAAGGGGATACATTATTGGTGTTGGATGATACTGATATTCAGACTGCAGTAAGAGAGGCAGAAGCCGCAGTAGCGCAAGCCGAAAGCGGAATTGTTTCTGCAGAAGCACAAACCCAAGCTTCTACTTCTACCTTGCCGATTACCCAAAATCAAGTAGCGGCTATGCAAGCAAATATAGAGGCTGCTAAGGCAAAATTATGGTCTGCAACACAAGATTATAATCGTTACCATAACTTATACCAAGATCATACGATTACAAAACAACAATTTGAGAAAGCTAAAGTGGCAATGTTAGAAGCTCAGGCTTCTGTAAAAGCGTTGGAAAATCAAAAAATGGCAACACAAGGCCAAACACAATCTACCATTTCTCAAAGTCATGCTGTAGGCTCTCAAGTAGCTGTAGCAAAAGCAAATCTAGAAAGAAGCAAAGCTGCGTTAGCTTCTGCAAGAGTCAATTTGAGATACACTGTAATTACAGCTCCAATCTCAGGGTATATTTCTAGAGTAGACCTTCAACCAGGACAGTTGCTACACCCTGGGCAACAATTATTTAATATTATTGAAGAAAAAGTTTGGGTAGTTGCAAATTTTAAAGAAACCCAATTGGAAAAAATGAAGATAGGACAAAAGGTAATGATTAAAGCTGATGCCTACCCTGAACATGAATTTGAAGCAAAAGTAACTTCTTTTTCTCCAGCAACAGGAGCAAAATTCTCTTTATTACCTCCAGACAACGCTTCCGGAAACTTTGTAAAAGTAGTACAAAGATTACCAGTTAAAATCGAGTTCACCAACGCTAAGGATGAAATGTTGAAAAACCTTAGACCAGGGATGAACTTGGAGGTGATTGTGGTTACTAAATAA